One Gemmatimonadaceae bacterium genomic window, CTCGCCATCTCTTCGCTCGGCGTGTACGGAATCGTTCTCGCCGGCTGGGCGTCGAACAACAAGTACGCGCTTCTCGGCGGCTTACGGTCCAGCGCGCAGATGATTTCCTACGAGATCTCGCTCGGCCTGTCAACCATTCCGGTGCTCCTGCTGGCCGGCAACGTGACGCTGGCCGCGATCATCACGCAGCAGGCATACGGTGGATGGAACGTGGTGAACCTGACGATCGCGTTCTTCATCTTTCTGGTCGCAGCATTCGCCGAGACCAACCGGCTGCCGTTCGATCTTCCGGAGGCGGAGTCGGAGCTCATTGCCGGCTACCATACCGAGTACAGCGCGATGAAGTTCTCGCTGTTCTTCATCGCAGAATACGCGAACATGGTGACGGCGAGCGCCCTGATGGTGACGCTGTTCTTCGGCGGTTACGACGTGCCGTTCACGCCGCGCGACAACATCGGGCCTTTCAGCGGATGGCTCACCATTCTCTCGCTGCTGATCTTCTTCGCGAAGCTTCTGTTCTTCCTGTTCTTCTTCATGTGGGTGCGCTGGACGCTCCCGCGTTTCCGTTACGACCAGCTGATGTCGCTGGGGTGGAAGTTCATGCTGCCGCTGGCACTGGCGTACATCATCGTCATCGCAGCCGTGGTTCTGGTGCTCGATGCAGCAGGAATCACGCGTGGCGCCATGCACAGCTCGATTCTCGGCGCGGTGAACGTGGTGATCGTGATGATCGTCTTTGCGATTCTCGATCACGGCCGGATCATCAGTCCGGCTTACGGACGCATCGACGCTGCTCGTATCGCGAGACTGCGCGGCGTTTCCGGCCGGTCACCCCTCGCATCCGGAGTCGTCAGATAATGCCGATCACCGTCAAGGTGCTCGATCGTCCCATCGAGGACGTCAGCTATGTCAAGGCGACCCTCAAGGGAATGGCGCTGACTCTCAAGCACCTGGTCAACCCGCACAAAGTCACGGTGCAGTACCCCGAGGAGAAGTGGCAGATCTCTCCGCGGTGGAGGGGAACGCATCGTATGCTCACGACGGAAACCGGAAAAGCAAAGTGCGTCGCCTGCGGTCTCTGTCCGACAGTTTGTCCGGCCAACTGCATTAAGCTGGTGCCGGGTGAGGACGAAGAAGGGAACCGGTATCCCCTGATCTTCGAGATCGACGAGTTCCGCTGCATCTTCTGCGGCTACTGTCAGGAGGTTTGCCCCGAAGAAGCCATCCACGTCGGAAGACATTACGAGAACGCCGAATACAGTCGCGCGGGATTCGTTTACGATCTCGAGCGGCTGACGGCGCAGACTCATCCCGTTTGCGAGATGTGGGACCCCGACGATCCGAGGGGCGAATAGATGCAGCTGCAGTATCCGCTGTTCTACACTTTCCACTTCTATCTCTTCGGAGTGATCGCGATCGCCTCCGCGCTTGCGTTCGTCACGCGCAAGAGCCCGGTTGCCGCCGCACTCTGGCTCGTCAACACGATGTTCTCGCTCTCAGCGCTGTTCGTGCTGCTGGATGCACAGTTCATCGGGGTGATGCAGGTGCTCGTGTATGCGGGCGCGATCATGGTGGT contains:
- the nuoH gene encoding NADH-quinone oxidoreductase subunit NuoH; the protein is MIEPLALLQLANPQLPPTGTGVFVIATIVKILIVFTIYMVGVALLTLAERKISAWIQDRHGPNRVGPSGLLQPAADGLKNFMKEETYPEAAYKPLFILAPILSFIPALTTWVVIPFGAPFPTRWGRIDLVVADLPVGFLFILAISSLGVYGIVLAGWASNNKYALLGGLRSSAQMISYEISLGLSTIPVLLLAGNVTLAAIITQQAYGGWNVVNLTIAFFIFLVAAFAETNRLPFDLPEAESELIAGYHTEYSAMKFSLFFIAEYANMVTASALMVTLFFGGYDVPFTPRDNIGPFSGWLTILSLLIFFAKLLFFLFFFMWVRWTLPRFRYDQLMSLGWKFMLPLALAYIIVIAAVVLVLDAAGITRGAMHSSILGAVNVVIVMIVFAILDHGRIISPAYGRIDAARIARLRGVSGRSPLASGVVR
- a CDS encoding NADH-quinone oxidoreductase subunit I; protein product: MPITVKVLDRPIEDVSYVKATLKGMALTLKHLVNPHKVTVQYPEEKWQISPRWRGTHRMLTTETGKAKCVACGLCPTVCPANCIKLVPGEDEEGNRYPLIFEIDEFRCIFCGYCQEVCPEEAIHVGRHYENAEYSRAGFVYDLERLTAQTHPVCEMWDPDDPRGE